The Rhodothermales bacterium region AGCCCCGGTAAACGGCGGCCGTAACTATAACGGTCCTAAGGTAGCGAAATTCCTTGTCGGGTAAGTTCCGACCTGCACGAATGGTGTAACGATTTGAGCACTGTCTCGACCGCGAGCTCGGTGAAATTGTGGTGCCGGTGAAGACGCCGGCTACCCGCAGCGGGACGAAAAGACCCCGTGCACCTTTACTACAGTTTAGCATTGACTTTGTCCAAAGTATGTGTAGGATAGGCGGGAGACTTTGAAGCTGTGTCGCCAGGCATGGTGGAGTCACCCTTGAAATACCGCCCTTACTTTGGTTGAAGCCTAACCTTGGGTCGTAATCCGATCTAGGAACAGTGTTAGATGGGTAGTTTGACTGGGGCGGTCGCCTCCCAAAGAGTAACGGAGGCTCCCAAAGGTACCCTCAGCACGGTCGGTAATCGTGCGTCGCGTGTAAAGGCAAAAGGGTGCTTGACTGCGAGACATACAGGTCGAGCAGGCACGAAAGTGGGGCTTAGTGATCCGGCGGTTCCGAATGGAAGGGCCGTCGCTCAAAGGATAAAAGGTACGCCGGGGATAACAGGCTGATCTCCGCCAAGAGTTCACATCGACGCGGAGGTTTGGCACCTCGATGTCGGCTCGTCGCATCCTGGGGCTGAAGAAGGTCCCAAGGGTTGGGCTGTTCGCCCATTAAAGCGGCACGTGAGCTGGGTTCAGAACGTCGTGAGACAGTTCGGTCTCTATCTGCTGTGGGCGTTGGAGACTTGCGCAGGTCTGCTTCTAGTACGAGAGGACCGAAGTGGACGAACCTCTAGTGTACCTGTTGTGGCGCCAGCTGCATCGCAGGGTAGCTATGTTCGGAAGGGATAAGCGCTGAAAGCATCTAAGCACGAAACCCTCTGCAAGATTAGGTCTCCCTTATGGGTCGTTCGAGACTAGGACGTTGATAGGCGGCAGGTGTACGCATAGTAATATGTTCAGCCGAGCCGTACTAATTACCCATCAGGCTTAAATCCACATTTTCACAGGTACTGTGTCCTGGCTTCGTCGGCCAGGCCAGCCCTCAATCCAGCGCAGAACAACCATGTCAAACACATTCTCGGTGACTATTGCACGGGGGATCACCTCTTCCCATTCCGAACAGAGTAGTTAAGCCCCGTTGCGCCGATGGTACTGCCTCACGGTGGGAGAGTAGGTCGTTGCCGAGTTACATTCAATGGGTCCTGTCTTCATTTGAAGGCAGGACCCATTCTTGTTTTATCTCCTGCTCAGTTACATTGCTCCAGTATCCTTGAGGCGAACCCCTTTATCGATTGACGGTAGTCCTACTTGAGCGTATACTTACAGACACATCCTGGTGGCTCCGGACATTGAACATCGCTCCCTGCTTATGCGCCATACACGTGAACGAGGACCCATTCTCTCCCGCCTTTCGCTGCTCTTCCTCGCCGCTCCCGTGGGATGGAACATACCCGCTGGAGAAGTCGACCTGTTTACATCGACTTTTGTTTTCTCGATCTGCGCGATTGCGGCTTTGGGTATCTTCCAGTGGGCGGCGCGATTCCGGCAGCGTAAGCCAGCCGTGGAACCCACTCATCAGCCTGTGCCACACCAGGTCACTCGATCGCCTCAGATTCAACCTCCACAGGAGACCCCAGCGCGTGCCGTCAGTCGAGATGTGATCAGGCCGGGGCCAGCACGTATGCGGCCCGCGGGGCCTCTACCGGAAGCCTCCCCCCCGCCCTTCCTGTCAGCCAAACCTCCTATCCTTGTCGCAGTGAACGATGCATATGTTCGCTCCGAACTGAATCATCAACTCACTTTCCGGTACAGTGTTATCGAAGCCGATGACACGATCGATACTCTCGAGCTGGCTAAAACCGTACAGCCGGCGCTCATCATTACTGCGGCGCCTATGGATGAACACGGAGGGTGTGCGCTGTGCGATCAACTCAAGGCGGATCCTGCCCTCAAGGACGTACCCCTCCTCTGGATTGCTCCCGCTGCCGGCCTTCCCAGTGTCGAGGATTTTAATGTATCCGCTGAAGACACGCTGACAGGTGCGCTCAATAACGAATCCTTGCCCATCCGTGTAGAAAATCTGATCGAAGTTCGACAATATGTTCGCCACGGTGGGTTACCGGATGTACGTTTGTCTTCCGATGACAGCGCGGCGCGGCTGGCGGATACCCTCTTTCTAGATGCCGTCCATCGCCTCGTGGAAGACAATATCGGAAATAGCCTGTTCGGGCTTGAAGCACTGGCGCGTGAAGCACAGGTCACGCTCCCCCACCTGGAGAGCCGGCTTTTGCGACTGACGCACCTCTCCGCCGCCGGCTTCTTACGAACCAAGCGTCTTCAGCATGCTCTGGGTCTCCTTCGTGACGGAAAATCACCGGCCGAGGTCGCATCGCTGACAGGGTTTCACAGCACGGGCTCATTTACCCGTCTCTTTAAACAGGTGATGGGTGTTCTGCCTGAAGCCTATGCTGCCTGATTCCCTGGCTTTCAGCCTGGGGCTCCTTACCGACTGATGAATAAGCGATACCACTCTGTGCTGCATACCTACCCACTCCCCTTCCGTAACGGGGGCTCGTCCATAAATTGACAGAGGCTTCGCTACCGTGGGCAGAGTTCGTTACGGTTGGTTTGTATTTTAGCCCGTCTACTCTGCAAACTCATCGAATCCGTGTATGTCCGCTCAGTCACTCGCCTTTCCCGAAGTTACTTTACACCTGGCCATGGAACATGGGCTAACTGAGCAGGAGTACGGCTGGATACTGGATCGACTCGGGAGAACGCCGACCTTCGTTGAGCTTGGCATCTACTCGGTTATGTGGAGCGAGCATTGCTCCTATAAGAACTCGATTGTTGAACTGAAGAAACTGCCCCGAGAAGGAGGACGGATGCTGGTGGGGGCAGGCGAAGAAAATGCCGGCCTGATCGATATTGGCGATGGCCTGGGCGTGGCATTTAAGATCGAATCCCACAATCATCCT contains the following coding sequences:
- a CDS encoding helix-turn-helix domain-containing protein, which produces MNDAYVRSELNHQLTFRYSVIEADDTIDTLELAKTVQPALIITAAPMDEHGGCALCDQLKADPALKDVPLLWIAPAAGLPSVEDFNVSAEDTLTGALNNESLPIRVENLIEVRQYVRHGGLPDVRLSSDDSAARLADTLFLDAVHRLVEDNIGNSLFGLEALAREAQVTLPHLESRLLRLTHLSAAGFLRTKRLQHALGLLRDGKSPAEVASLTGFHSTGSFTRLFKQVMGVLPEAYAA